The following proteins are co-located in the Halorussus caseinilyticus genome:
- a CDS encoding arylsulfotransferase (asst) translates to MGSYQTYLRVAFAFLVVVPTGGVFLTHTGSVLAAVDGDESAAENPVVHEPDELRAAENLTIVTAHYNDEKNGSLTAFAGDGDVVYETRAYQRIFDVDPVPGEAYTVTYVGSSVRPNSKCKLGPGSSLNCVRNVVERLNLSTGESERVYTYEVVTRHSHDSVHDVDRIDDSHYLVADIFHNRVFVVNTSSNVITWEWRARSEFPYSTGGPIRDWTHLNDVEYLEDQNVVMADPRNHDQVWFIHRERGLLENRTLGADDDHDTLYEQHNPDYIPEERGGPAAVIADSENNRIVEYQRENESWTRTWTWRDAKMEWPRDADRLPNGRTLITDTHSNRVFEVNRQGEIVWQVSMAKPYEAERLGTGDESAGGASATALDYESRTPGITTDDSGDANRGLGAQVYGAVRSLVPSKLYHGLKWVIPAWMGLFDVLLTALSGVSLAAWALAELYWTDRVSVRSPVRLRL, encoded by the coding sequence ATGGGGTCGTATCAGACGTATTTACGAGTCGCGTTCGCGTTTCTCGTCGTCGTGCCCACCGGCGGCGTCTTTCTGACGCACACCGGGAGCGTCTTGGCCGCGGTGGATGGCGACGAGTCCGCCGCCGAGAATCCGGTCGTCCACGAACCGGACGAACTCCGGGCCGCCGAGAACCTCACAATCGTCACCGCCCACTACAACGACGAGAAGAACGGCAGTCTCACCGCGTTCGCAGGCGACGGCGACGTGGTGTACGAGACCAGAGCCTACCAGCGAATCTTCGACGTTGACCCCGTTCCCGGCGAGGCCTACACCGTGACGTACGTCGGAAGTTCCGTCCGCCCGAACTCGAAGTGTAAACTCGGGCCGGGTTCGAGTCTGAACTGCGTCCGGAACGTGGTCGAACGCCTCAACCTGAGTACCGGCGAGTCCGAGCGAGTCTACACCTACGAGGTGGTCACGCGCCACTCCCACGACAGCGTCCACGACGTGGACCGCATCGACGACAGCCACTATCTGGTCGCCGACATCTTCCACAACCGGGTGTTCGTCGTCAACACCTCGTCGAACGTGATTACGTGGGAGTGGCGCGCCCGGAGCGAGTTCCCCTACTCGACCGGCGGTCCCATCCGAGACTGGACCCACCTCAACGACGTGGAGTACCTCGAAGACCAGAACGTCGTGATGGCCGACCCCCGGAACCACGACCAAGTGTGGTTCATCCACCGCGAGCGCGGACTGCTCGAAAACCGGACGCTCGGCGCGGACGACGACCACGACACGCTCTACGAACAGCACAACCCCGACTACATCCCCGAGGAACGCGGCGGCCCGGCGGCCGTGATTGCGGACTCCGAGAACAACCGCATCGTGGAGTACCAGCGCGAGAACGAGTCGTGGACTCGGACGTGGACGTGGCGGGACGCCAAGATGGAGTGGCCCCGGGACGCCGACCGTCTGCCCAACGGCCGGACCCTGATTACCGACACCCACAGCAACCGCGTCTTCGAGGTGAACCGGCAGGGCGAAATCGTCTGGCAGGTGTCGATGGCGAAACCCTACGAGGCCGAACGCCTCGGCACGGGCGACGAGAGCGCGGGCGGCGCGAGCGCGACGGCCCTCGACTACGAGTCGCGGACGCCGGGCATTACGACCGACGACTCCGGAGACGCCAACCGCGGACTCGGCGCGCAGGTCTACGGCGCGGTCCGGTCGCTGGTTCCCTCGAAACTCTACCACGGACTCAAGTGGGTCATTCCGGCGTGGATGGGCCTGTTCGACGTACTCCTGACCGCTCTCTCGGGCGTCTCGCTGGCGGCTTGGGCGCTGGCCGAACTCTACTGGACCGACCGCGTGTCGGTCCGGAGTCCGGTCCGACTGCGGTTGTGA